From the Aquitalea magnusonii genome, one window contains:
- the tssE gene encoding type VI secretion system baseplate subunit TssE gives MSSFSRHTLLQPSVLDRLLDDHPENSAFDHAALYELPQFKQSLARDLEALLNTRLMPAEVRDDDYPLARRSMLNYGIPDLSGISLLNPDDRELLREQLRRAIETHEPRLSRVRVNLDAPREMERHLRFRVDAVLRIHPHRPPVTFDATLQLSSNVYKVQ, from the coding sequence ATGAGTAGCTTCAGCCGACACACGCTACTGCAGCCATCGGTGCTTGACCGACTGCTGGACGACCATCCGGAAAACAGTGCATTTGACCATGCCGCGCTGTACGAGCTGCCCCAGTTCAAGCAGTCGTTGGCGCGTGATCTGGAAGCCCTGCTCAACACAAGGCTGATGCCGGCTGAAGTGCGCGATGACGACTACCCGCTGGCACGCCGCAGCATGCTCAACTATGGCATTCCCGACCTGAGCGGCATCAGCCTGCTGAATCCGGACGATCGCGAACTGCTGCGCGAACAACTGCGCCGCGCCATCGAAACGCACGAACCGCGCCTGTCGCGCGTGCGCGTCAATCTGGACGCCCCGCGTGAAATGGAGCGGCACCTACGCTTTCGCGTGGACGCCGTGCTGCGCATTCATCCGCACCGCCCGCCCGTCACTTTCGACGCCACGCTGCAACTGTCATCCAATGTATACAAGGTGCAATAA
- the icmH gene encoding type IVB secretion system protein IcmH/DotU, whose product MSQATITPSTERPITVSAPASPSLREMLEDGIYLLFLLKDGNAPGSAVEFNRRVDSFLSQYEKNARNFNKDMNEVNHAKYAFCALMDEIILSSVFSLRDEWERMPLQLRLFGEHLAGEGFFQRLEQLRLEPAKSIEALEVFYTCLLLGFQGKYLLEGEEKLGYLTHKLGQEIQQVRGGKAEFAPNWQLPQRFQAFVRHELPLWLYFALLAVVGSGIFLTYRWLLSQQLSKLFGG is encoded by the coding sequence ATGAGCCAAGCCACCATTACCCCAAGCACCGAACGCCCCATCACCGTGTCCGCCCCCGCCTCACCCTCGCTGCGCGAAATGCTGGAGGACGGCATCTACCTGCTGTTTCTGTTGAAGGATGGCAATGCACCGGGCAGTGCGGTGGAGTTCAACCGCCGCGTGGACAGCTTTTTATCGCAATACGAAAAGAACGCCCGCAACTTCAACAAGGACATGAACGAAGTCAATCACGCCAAATACGCTTTTTGCGCGCTGATGGACGAAATCATTCTGTCCTCGGTCTTCTCCCTGCGTGACGAATGGGAGCGCATGCCATTGCAACTACGGCTGTTTGGCGAACATCTTGCCGGCGAAGGCTTTTTCCAGCGCCTGGAACAACTGCGGCTGGAGCCCGCCAAGAGCATCGAGGCACTGGAAGTGTTTTATACCTGCCTGCTGCTGGGCTTTCAGGGCAAATATCTGTTGGAAGGCGAAGAAAAACTGGGCTATCTCACCCACAAACTGGGTCAGGAAATACAGCAGGTGCGTGGAGGCAAGGCAGAATTCGCCCCCAACTGGCAGTTGCCGCAGCGCTTCCAGGCCTTTGTGCGGCACGAACTGCCCTTATGGCTGTATTTCGCCCTGCTGGCGGTGGTGGGTAGCGGCATCTTCCTGACCTACCGCTGGCTGTTGTCACAACAGCTCAGCAAGCTGTTTGGCGGCTGA
- the tssK gene encoding type VI secretion system baseplate subunit TssK, with translation MQQAKRILWGEGMFLRPQHFQQQSLFLEQKATALLQNTRRHQWGITQLKLDEQALKGGMVHLDELAVLFRDGTLYQAPAHAALPMSRDLNALPQLGIKTRLYACLADMQSYGGNTRSGTGSARPTRFISQQSELGDLYTQAVDADVSTLELDIRLMLEQENRDGYDAIALCDLEKNATGQWVVASEFIPPLTTVSASNDLQQMLRRLLDILLVKSQSLSGSHRERAKSVVEYGSTDISSFWLLHSVNRNFARLRHLSLCQPLHPEELYVALAEFCGELQTFSTLYSLADIPPYRHDQLQQVFPVLDRQIRELLETVISARYTVIPLHSPKPSFHIGRLESDRLLENVDFYLSVHSELPASQVIDNVPLKMKIGAPDDVEKILNSALRGVAIHHAAQTPSAVPVRVGNHYFAFEPHGDIFSRMLQSRSICIYVPQTLSDLSLELIAVFR, from the coding sequence ATGCAACAAGCCAAACGGATTCTGTGGGGCGAAGGCATGTTCCTGCGACCACAGCATTTCCAGCAGCAATCTCTTTTCCTGGAGCAAAAAGCCACGGCCTTGCTGCAGAACACACGCCGCCACCAATGGGGAATTACACAATTAAAGTTGGATGAGCAGGCACTCAAGGGAGGGATGGTGCATCTGGATGAGCTGGCCGTGCTGTTTCGGGACGGCACGCTGTACCAAGCACCCGCGCATGCTGCATTACCCATGTCACGCGACCTGAATGCCCTGCCGCAACTGGGCATCAAGACCAGGCTGTATGCCTGCCTGGCCGACATGCAATCCTATGGCGGCAATACACGCAGCGGCACAGGCAGTGCCCGCCCCACCCGCTTTATCAGCCAGCAAAGCGAATTGGGTGATCTGTACACCCAGGCGGTGGATGCGGATGTCAGCACACTGGAACTGGACATCCGCCTGATGCTGGAACAGGAAAACCGCGACGGCTACGACGCTATCGCACTGTGTGATCTGGAAAAAAACGCCACCGGGCAATGGGTGGTAGCCAGCGAGTTTATCCCGCCGCTTACCACGGTAAGCGCATCGAATGATCTCCAGCAGATGCTGCGCCGCCTGCTGGATATCCTGCTGGTGAAAAGCCAGTCGCTGAGCGGCAGCCACCGCGAGCGGGCTAAAAGTGTTGTCGAATATGGCTCTACGGATATCAGCTCGTTTTGGCTGCTGCACAGTGTAAACCGTAATTTTGCCCGCCTGCGCCACCTGTCCTTGTGCCAGCCGCTCCATCCGGAAGAGTTGTACGTGGCGCTGGCCGAGTTTTGCGGGGAGCTGCAAACCTTCTCCACCCTGTACAGCCTGGCCGACATCCCGCCCTATCGCCACGACCAGCTACAACAGGTGTTCCCGGTGCTGGATCGGCAAATCCGCGAGCTGTTGGAGACCGTGATTTCGGCCCGTTACACCGTTATTCCGCTGCACTCGCCCAAACCTTCCTTCCATATTGGACGGCTGGAAAGTGATCGCCTGCTGGAAAACGTGGATTTCTACCTGTCCGTACACAGCGAGCTGCCCGCCTCCCAGGTGATCGACAACGTGCCACTGAAAATGAAGATTGGCGCGCCGGACGATGTAGAAAAAATCCTCAACTCGGCCTTGCGCGGTGTAGCCATCCACCATGCGGCACAAACGCCATCGGCAGTGCCGGTCCGCGTGGGCAATCACTACTTTGCCTTTGAACCGCACGGCGACATCTTCAGCCGCATGCTGCAGTCGCGCAGCATCTGCATTTATGTTCCGCAAACCTTGTCAGATCTCAGCCTTGAGCTGATCGCCGTCTTCCGTTGA
- the tssJ gene encoding type VI secretion system lipoprotein TssJ produces MLKKPRTRTLQKLLKALPVLALAACGGPKMVSITGEGSKGMNRDVQGKPLSVVVHIYQLRSADAFNRMTMDALLAGKSEAELLGKSLISSREVTLIPGGKLAEQETISEETQFVGVVGFFRQADPTYWRLLYTADAIKSAGLNFKAADCYLQPARTKNTSIPGQPAQLPSTCNIHLR; encoded by the coding sequence ATGTTGAAAAAACCGAGAACGAGAACCTTGCAAAAACTGCTGAAAGCCTTGCCAGTACTGGCATTGGCTGCATGTGGCGGGCCCAAGATGGTGAGCATCACCGGAGAGGGAAGCAAGGGCATGAACCGTGACGTGCAAGGCAAACCACTGTCGGTGGTCGTGCATATCTACCAGTTGCGCAGTGCCGATGCATTCAATCGCATGACGATGGACGCTTTGCTGGCCGGCAAGTCCGAGGCCGAGCTGCTAGGCAAATCACTGATCAGCAGCCGGGAAGTTACCCTCATTCCGGGAGGCAAACTGGCCGAGCAGGAAACCATCAGCGAAGAGACGCAATTCGTTGGTGTGGTTGGCTTTTTCAGGCAGGCCGACCCCACATACTGGCGCTTGCTGTACACGGCAGATGCCATCAAGAGTGCTGGGCTTAATTTCAAGGCAGCAGATTGTTACCTGCAGCCGGCCCGGACAAAGAATACCTCGATCCCCGGACAGCCAGCGCAGCTACCAAGCACTTGCAATATCCATTTGCGCTAA
- a CDS encoding M15 family metallopeptidase: protein MQLAIVLPVLIVAIVLTMAWVGWRFFLRRPELGLWLVDKPAASVMEQAIPQGLSLAEPDSAVAPSPAKPRLQHRYNWLTWPLLSLLLVGVGVFAVFVMGGRYYQQPDYVAQDYQQSDRIKQTLLEEKLIPPPPLPPAAFNDVQNQMPTLDIAHANRDWSRMNPAFVQTVLRVMVAMRARGFGMVLLEGYRSPERQNALAAQGNHVTQAKGGQSKHQYGLAVDLAPIRAGKVVISERDPWAMQAYQALGEEAQRAGLTWGGNWSFKDYGHIEQTGSLKVLLGKR, encoded by the coding sequence ATGCAGTTGGCTATCGTGTTGCCGGTTTTGATAGTTGCCATCGTGTTGACGATGGCATGGGTGGGTTGGCGTTTTTTTTTACGCAGGCCAGAGCTTGGCCTGTGGCTGGTCGACAAGCCTGCTGCTTCCGTGATGGAGCAAGCCATCCCGCAAGGGCTCAGCCTGGCTGAACCGGACAGTGCTGTGGCGCCGTCGCCGGCAAAGCCCAGGCTGCAGCATCGTTACAACTGGCTGACCTGGCCGTTGCTTTCCTTGTTGCTGGTGGGCGTGGGGGTGTTCGCTGTGTTCGTGATGGGGGGGCGCTACTACCAGCAGCCCGATTATGTCGCTCAGGACTATCAGCAGTCTGACCGCATCAAGCAGACCTTGCTGGAAGAAAAACTGATTCCGCCACCCCCCTTGCCACCTGCTGCTTTCAATGATGTGCAAAACCAGATGCCAACGCTGGACATCGCCCATGCCAACCGTGACTGGAGTCGGATGAACCCGGCGTTTGTGCAGACCGTGTTGCGGGTGATGGTGGCCATGCGGGCGCGTGGATTCGGCATGGTGCTGCTGGAGGGCTATCGCAGTCCGGAGCGTCAGAATGCACTTGCGGCACAGGGCAATCACGTTACCCAGGCCAAGGGTGGGCAGAGCAAGCATCAATACGGACTGGCAGTCGATCTGGCACCGATCCGTGCTGGCAAGGTGGTGATTTCAGAGCGTGATCCATGGGCGATGCAAGCCTATCAGGCGCTGGGCGAAGAGGCTCAGAGAGCAGGGCTGACCTGGGGTGGAAACTGGAGTTTCAAAGACTATGGACACATCGAGCAGACCGGGTCGTTAAAGGTGTTGCTGGGTAAAAGGTAA
- the tssM gene encoding type VI secretion system membrane subunit TssM, with translation MILLIWFVGPWLGLSSPETRLGWIIGVMLLWVLTLLVGQLVTRRAGSLLEKMLRKQADDAVIGADAGKRAEVTLLRQKMLAAVETLKKSKLGVSGGSAALYELPWYMIIGHPAAGKSSAILQSGLTFPFSDKSGIQGVGGTRNCDWFFSTEGVLLDTAGRYATQSEDRVEWLEFLKLLRKHRAKAPVNGILVAISLPELAQHNTEGFSTYARQVRERIDEMCNTFTVQVPVYLVFTKLDLLGGFSQFFQDADEEERARVWGVTLSAEQGKGFDIATVTGQQFELLYRGLVQLGEDKLVQHRGSQVSPAHFAFPIEFHGLKEAVVKFMRLLHEEDPYHGRPLLRGFYFTSALQEGVPRIVAANRVQGQFDLSAVGRDGKQAPSSYSFFLRDFFREVLFPDQHLISRQTAPRGGRLRVLAMCAGVLLLAGVAGVWSWTYIGNQRLLSQVATDRGEAQKMIASSQLYNKLRGLLVLQKRLEEFQDYRKNGEPWQLGWGLYQGNELEARLRKEYFAGLRQVMLQPVQHNLEETIKQYKNQPEQPAPVAAKPEPVAAKPEVSKPEPVHAKPRPHPVKPHRGLPNIVIGALGNHDYLAQKATAAMLDASAPAEQPAGTNGVASPANNQSAKLEVGYNALKTYLMLHEQKRMDEPQLIDQIPRYWRPYLESQRGQYSVEEIMAVAEKLVAFYVSQIKAGDLPLIDNDPRLISEVRETLRSSYKHLSAEERVYNEIRARANTRYAPLTVARILDNHDLDIMASSQMVEGMFTREAWSGYVKAAIDEASKGEIRGDDWVLASSMQDNLGKDGNVEKNRAALMELYRKQYIAAWKKFLPGVTVRDFSNPAQSASALTRLSDKQNSPVKLILARAAMETSWDNPSELNRSLENAKQSVLEKTTEFLKGGSDSADKKPNDKQFGEVGQAFAGVAQLVKGDNPPINGYLDQLAKLKAKVASIASSDEPGPQARAAMQATLNGSGSELADTISYVDNSLLSQVPADTAAMVRPMLVRPLAQSYTAMLGPVQQDINQAWANEVLPQWKQLAGKYPFADSGSVASVAEINRFVKANDGVLDKFINKYLSGLVQRKGDTLVPRSWGEQGIRFNPEFLSAAGRLGALASTQLQDGENSRFELQPQPTPGLSEISIVVDGQELRYRNGPQIWQPFNWPGSDNAGGARIQVVSYSGAASVIANQSGRMGLMRLLAAAKVSQDSSDVVLLSWPAGKGADGQLVRFNFRMVGGVNPLQLIKLYKLSLPERVTL, from the coding sequence TTGATTCTGCTCATCTGGTTTGTTGGTCCCTGGTTGGGTTTGTCCTCACCGGAAACGCGCCTGGGGTGGATTATCGGTGTGATGCTGTTGTGGGTACTGACCTTGCTGGTGGGGCAGTTGGTAACGCGTCGCGCGGGCAGTCTGCTGGAGAAAATGCTGCGCAAGCAGGCTGACGATGCCGTGATTGGTGCCGATGCCGGCAAGCGGGCGGAAGTAACGCTGTTGCGGCAAAAAATGCTGGCGGCGGTTGAAACCCTGAAGAAATCCAAGCTTGGTGTGTCTGGCGGCAGCGCGGCGTTGTATGAGCTGCCCTGGTATATGATCATCGGCCATCCCGCGGCGGGGAAAAGCTCGGCCATCCTGCAATCGGGCCTCACCTTTCCGTTTAGTGACAAAAGCGGCATCCAGGGGGTGGGCGGCACGCGCAATTGTGACTGGTTCTTTTCTACCGAAGGGGTGTTGCTGGATACGGCGGGCCGCTATGCCACCCAGTCTGAAGACCGCGTCGAGTGGCTGGAATTTCTCAAGCTGCTAAGAAAGCATCGTGCCAAAGCACCGGTGAACGGCATTCTGGTGGCAATCAGCCTGCCCGAGCTGGCACAGCACAATACCGAAGGCTTCAGCACCTATGCACGTCAGGTGCGTGAACGGATTGACGAGATGTGCAATACCTTCACCGTGCAGGTGCCGGTGTATCTGGTGTTTACCAAGCTCGATCTGCTGGGTGGTTTCTCCCAGTTTTTCCAGGATGCAGATGAGGAAGAACGCGCGCGGGTGTGGGGGGTGACGCTCAGTGCCGAGCAGGGCAAGGGCTTTGATATCGCCACGGTGACCGGACAACAGTTCGAGTTGCTGTACCGTGGCTTGGTGCAGTTGGGCGAAGACAAGCTGGTTCAGCACCGCGGCAGCCAGGTCAGCCCGGCACACTTTGCTTTCCCCATCGAGTTTCATGGCTTGAAAGAGGCCGTGGTCAAATTCATGCGCCTGCTGCATGAAGAGGATCCCTACCATGGTCGCCCGCTCTTGCGAGGCTTCTATTTCACCAGCGCCTTGCAAGAGGGCGTGCCGCGCATTGTGGCGGCCAATCGGGTGCAGGGTCAGTTTGACCTGAGTGCCGTGGGCCGTGATGGCAAGCAGGCACCGTCGTCCTACAGCTTCTTCCTGCGCGATTTTTTCCGCGAAGTGCTGTTTCCCGACCAGCACCTTATTTCCCGGCAGACAGCACCGCGTGGCGGTCGGCTGCGCGTGCTGGCGATGTGCGCGGGCGTGCTGCTATTGGCCGGTGTTGCAGGGGTGTGGTCGTGGACGTATATCGGTAATCAGCGCCTGCTGAGCCAAGTTGCCACAGACCGGGGTGAGGCGCAGAAGATGATCGCCTCCAGTCAGCTCTACAACAAGCTGCGTGGTTTGCTGGTATTGCAAAAGCGTCTGGAAGAATTTCAGGACTACCGTAAGAATGGCGAGCCTTGGCAATTGGGTTGGGGTCTGTATCAGGGCAACGAGCTGGAAGCACGCCTGCGCAAGGAATACTTTGCCGGCCTGCGCCAGGTGATGCTGCAGCCAGTGCAGCATAATCTGGAAGAAACCATCAAGCAGTACAAAAACCAACCGGAGCAGCCCGCGCCGGTGGCGGCCAAGCCCGAACCGGTAGCCGCCAAGCCTGAGGTCAGCAAGCCGGAACCCGTGCATGCCAAGCCACGTCCGCACCCGGTCAAACCTCACCGGGGTTTGCCAAATATCGTCATCGGCGCGCTTGGCAATCATGACTACCTGGCGCAAAAAGCGACGGCAGCCATGCTGGATGCCAGTGCGCCTGCCGAGCAGCCTGCTGGCACCAATGGCGTGGCCAGCCCGGCCAATAACCAGTCCGCCAAGCTGGAAGTAGGTTACAACGCGCTGAAAACCTATCTGATGCTGCATGAGCAAAAGCGCATGGACGAGCCGCAACTGATCGACCAGATTCCCCGTTACTGGCGGCCTTATCTGGAAAGCCAGCGTGGTCAGTATTCTGTTGAAGAAATCATGGCGGTTGCTGAAAAGCTGGTGGCCTTCTATGTCAGCCAGATCAAGGCCGGTGACTTGCCGCTGATTGACAACGATCCTCGGCTGATCAGTGAAGTCCGGGAGACCCTGCGCAGTTCTTACAAGCACTTGTCAGCCGAAGAGCGGGTGTATAACGAAATCCGTGCTCGCGCCAATACCCGTTATGCCCCGCTGACCGTGGCACGCATTCTGGATAATCATGATCTGGACATCATGGCCAGCAGCCAGATGGTGGAGGGCATGTTTACCCGTGAAGCCTGGAGCGGTTATGTAAAAGCGGCAATCGACGAAGCCAGCAAGGGCGAGATCCGCGGTGATGACTGGGTCTTGGCATCTTCCATGCAGGATAACCTTGGCAAGGACGGCAATGTCGAAAAGAACCGTGCCGCGCTGATGGAGTTGTACCGCAAGCAGTACATTGCGGCCTGGAAGAAATTCCTGCCTGGGGTGACTGTGCGTGATTTCAGCAACCCGGCCCAGTCTGCCTCGGCCCTGACCCGCCTGTCAGACAAGCAAAACTCCCCGGTCAAGCTGATTCTGGCGCGGGCTGCCATGGAAACTTCCTGGGACAACCCCTCGGAACTCAACCGCTCACTGGAAAACGCCAAGCAGTCGGTATTGGAAAAAACCACCGAATTCCTGAAGGGCGGTAGCGACAGCGCAGACAAGAAGCCCAATGACAAGCAGTTTGGCGAAGTGGGTCAGGCATTTGCCGGGGTGGCGCAACTGGTCAAGGGCGATAACCCGCCCATTAACGGCTATCTGGATCAACTGGCCAAGCTGAAGGCCAAAGTGGCATCCATTGCCTCTTCCGATGAGCCGGGGCCGCAGGCGCGTGCCGCCATGCAGGCCACGCTCAATGGCTCTGGTTCCGAACTGGCCGATACCATTTCCTACGTTGACAACTCCCTGCTCAGCCAGGTGCCTGCCGATACCGCAGCCATGGTGCGGCCCATGCTGGTACGCCCGCTGGCGCAGTCCTATACCGCGATGCTGGGGCCGGTGCAGCAGGACATCAATCAGGCCTGGGCCAACGAAGTGCTGCCGCAGTGGAAGCAGTTGGCCGGCAAATATCCGTTTGCCGACTCCGGTAGCGTGGCGTCTGTGGCCGAGATCAATCGCTTTGTCAAAGCCAATGACGGTGTGCTGGATAAGTTCATCAACAAATACCTGAGTGGTCTGGTACAGCGCAAGGGCGACACCCTTGTCCCCCGTTCCTGGGGTGAGCAGGGCATCCGCTTCAACCCGGAATTCCTCTCTGCGGCAGGCCGGCTGGGGGCATTGGCCTCTACCCAGTTGCAGGACGGGGAAAACAGCCGCTTTGAGCTACAACCGCAGCCCACGCCGGGATTGTCCGAAATATCCATCGTGGTGGATGGCCAGGAGCTGCGCTATCGCAATGGCCCTCAAATATGGCAGCCGTTTAACTGGCCGGGAAGTGACAACGCCGGTGGCGCGCGTATTCAAGTGGTTTCCTACAGCGGCGCTGCCAGCGTGATTGCCAACCAGTCCGGTCGCATGGGCCTGATGCGCTTGCTGGCTGCGGCCAAGGTCTCGCAAGACAGTAGTGATGTGGTCCTGCTTTCCTGGCCCGCAGGCAAGGGCGCGGATGGCCAGCTTGTCCGATTCAATTTCCGTATGGTTGGTGGAGTCAATCCTTTGCAACTGATCAAGCTTTACAAACTAAGCCTGCCTGAGCGCGTGACTTTGTAA
- the tagF gene encoding type VI secretion system-associated protein TagF gives MAFNFKRTPVTAGEFCVFGKLPRRGDFIRINATHTAATQLDHVIADSLVLLDDDSARQRYQQMPASSFLTRTPDGAWLALGVIQPSRDESGRLYPLVAASLLPSDMPRPPVGVMMLSNELFYSGLQEQLSNAIDNAVEMVACRQYLEEQSLFGAGSLADTELAEQLLGRHLSLTPCRHLSDQLAISCQMDLASLLLSFVFHSQLLRKFHGSLPSQTYLLPLPEGEGEDMLAVATWLALFAAATCSLSDMPVQCLIIRQPERNCLALVPGTLTAPMLAQCWGKQLDARYIIDVTDQQAPWCSHQSYAEAVYILSRRLSDPQFSLAQLCDVMASLSRSLV, from the coding sequence ATGGCCTTCAATTTCAAGCGCACGCCAGTGACTGCAGGGGAGTTCTGCGTATTTGGCAAGCTACCGCGGCGTGGCGATTTCATCCGCATCAATGCCACGCACACTGCGGCAACCCAACTGGACCATGTCATTGCCGACAGTCTGGTGCTGCTGGACGATGACAGCGCAAGGCAGCGTTACCAGCAAATGCCGGCATCTTCATTTCTTACCCGCACGCCGGATGGTGCCTGGTTGGCGCTTGGCGTCATCCAGCCCAGCCGCGACGAGAGTGGCCGCTTGTATCCCTTGGTGGCGGCATCCCTGTTGCCTTCCGACATGCCTCGCCCGCCGGTGGGCGTGATGATGCTGTCCAATGAACTGTTCTATAGCGGTTTGCAAGAGCAACTGAGCAATGCCATCGACAATGCGGTTGAGATGGTGGCGTGCCGACAGTACCTGGAGGAGCAATCCTTGTTTGGTGCCGGCTCTTTGGCTGATACCGAATTGGCAGAACAACTGCTGGGACGGCATTTGTCGCTAACGCCATGCCGCCATTTGTCTGATCAACTGGCCATAAGCTGCCAGATGGATCTGGCCTCACTGCTGCTTTCCTTCGTGTTCCATAGCCAGTTGTTGCGCAAGTTCCATGGCAGCCTGCCATCGCAGACTTACCTGCTGCCGCTGCCGGAAGGTGAAGGCGAGGACATGCTGGCGGTAGCCACCTGGTTGGCCTTGTTTGCGGCGGCCACCTGCAGCCTATCCGACATGCCGGTGCAATGCCTGATCATCCGCCAGCCGGAGCGCAACTGTCTGGCGCTGGTGCCCGGCACACTGACCGCGCCAATGCTGGCGCAGTGTTGGGGTAAGCAACTGGACGCCCGCTACATCATCGATGTGACGGATCAACAAGCACCTTGGTGCAGTCACCAGTCGTATGCCGAGGCGGTTTACATCCTCAGCCGACGCCTGAGTGATCCTCAGTTTTCACTGGCCCAGCTTTGTGACGTGATGGCCAGTCTGTCTCGCAGTCTTGTTTAA
- the tssB gene encoding type VI secretion system contractile sheath small subunit gives MGNESTQKKLSRVRPPRVQITYDVEIGDAIETKELPFVMGVLGDYSGHRKEPLAKLKETSRKFVQIDRDNFDEVLKGMAPRLQFKVDNKLVDDDSQLGVELNFESLADFEPQNVAKQVAPLNKLLEARQRLSELRNKMAGNDKLEALLEDIVQDTEKLQKISKSGSNDKAGE, from the coding sequence ATGGGTAATGAAAGTACACAGAAAAAGCTGTCGCGCGTCCGTCCGCCGCGTGTGCAGATCACTTACGACGTTGAAATCGGTGATGCCATCGAGACCAAGGAGCTGCCCTTTGTCATGGGCGTCCTGGGCGATTATTCCGGCCACCGCAAAGAGCCGCTGGCCAAGCTGAAGGAAACCAGCCGCAAGTTTGTGCAGATCGATCGCGATAATTTCGACGAAGTTCTCAAAGGGATGGCACCGCGTCTGCAGTTCAAGGTAGACAACAAGCTGGTCGATGATGACAGCCAACTGGGCGTTGAGCTTAATTTTGAGTCTCTTGCCGATTTCGAACCGCAAAACGTGGCCAAGCAGGTGGCACCGCTGAACAAGCTGCTTGAGGCCCGTCAGCGTCTGTCCGAGTTGCGTAACAAGATGGCAGGTAACGACAAGCTGGAAGCCCTGCTTGAAGACATCGTGCAGGACACCGAAAAGCTGCAGAAAATCAGCAAATCCGGCAGCAATGACAAGGCAGGGGAATGA
- the tssC gene encoding type VI secretion system contractile sheath large subunit, whose translation MSAELQGVASPLVADKQTSSLLDSIIEQSRVASSDSERSHARDLIAELAEQVLEGSVTVARDLSASLDARIAEIDALISEQLNAIMHHADFQQLEASWRGLNYLVKSSETSTQLKLKVLNVSKKELVKDFKAASEFDQSALFKKIYEDEYGTFGGAPYAALVGDFEFTRHPEDFYLLEELSHVAAAAHAPLISAAAPGLFGLESFADIGKPRDLAKIFDTVEYAKWKSFRESEDSRYVGLVLPHVLGRLPYGRDNVPVEEFDFEENVDGTNHDKYLWTNAAYAYAARLTDAFAQYGWLAAIRGVEGGGLVEGLPAHTFKTDSGEVALKCPTEVAITDRTEKLLSDLGLIALVHCKNTDYAAFFAGQSVQKAKTYNTDAANANARLSTQLPYIFAVSRIAHYMKSIMRDKIGSFASRQNVQDYLNTWLAQYVLLDDSASQEAKAKYPLREARVDVVEVPGKPGVYRAAAFLRPHFQLDELTISLRLVAELPQPAG comes from the coding sequence ATGAGCGCAGAACTGCAAGGTGTCGCCAGCCCCCTGGTAGCCGACAAACAAACTTCAAGCCTGCTGGACAGCATTATCGAGCAAAGCCGCGTTGCCAGCAGCGACAGTGAGCGCAGCCATGCGCGTGACCTGATTGCCGAATTGGCTGAGCAAGTGCTCGAAGGCAGCGTCACCGTTGCGCGAGACCTGAGCGCCAGCCTGGATGCCCGCATTGCTGAAATCGATGCCCTTATTTCCGAGCAGCTCAATGCCATCATGCATCACGCCGATTTCCAGCAACTGGAAGCATCCTGGCGTGGCCTGAATTACTTGGTGAAAAGCTCGGAAACCAGCACCCAGCTCAAGCTCAAAGTGCTTAACGTCAGCAAAAAAGAGCTGGTGAAGGATTTCAAGGCCGCCTCCGAGTTTGATCAGAGCGCACTGTTCAAAAAGATTTACGAAGACGAGTACGGCACTTTTGGTGGCGCACCCTATGCCGCGCTGGTGGGGGACTTCGAATTCACCCGCCACCCGGAAGACTTCTACCTGCTGGAAGAGTTATCCCATGTTGCTGCTGCGGCACATGCACCGCTGATCTCGGCTGCCGCACCTGGCCTGTTTGGTCTGGAAAGCTTTGCCGACATTGGCAAGCCGCGCGATCTGGCCAAGATTTTCGACACTGTTGAGTACGCCAAGTGGAAATCTTTCCGTGAATCGGAAGACTCGCGCTATGTCGGCCTGGTGCTGCCGCATGTGCTGGGCCGCCTGCCTTATGGCCGCGACAATGTGCCGGTCGAAGAATTCGACTTCGAAGAAAACGTCGATGGCACCAATCATGACAAATATTTGTGGACCAATGCCGCCTACGCCTACGCCGCACGCCTGACCGATGCCTTTGCCCAATATGGCTGGCTGGCCGCCATCCGGGGGGTGGAGGGCGGTGGTTTGGTGGAAGGCCTGCCTGCGCATACCTTCAAAACCGATAGTGGCGAGGTGGCGCTTAAATGCCCCACTGAAGTGGCTATTACCGACCGCACGGAAAAACTGCTGTCCGATCTTGGCCTGATTGCACTGGTGCATTGCAAGAATACGGACTACGCCGCCTTCTTTGCCGGCCAGTCGGTGCAGAAAGCCAAAACCTACAATACCGACGCGGCCAATGCCAATGCCCGTCTGTCCACACAACTGCCGTACATCTTTGCCGTGTCGCGCATTGCGCATTACATGAAATCCATCATGCGCGACAAGATTGGCAGCTTTGCCTCGCGTCAAAACGTGCAGGACTACCTGAACACCTGGCTGGCGCAGTATGTGCTGCTGGACGACTCCGCCAGTCAGGAAGCCAAGGCCAAATACCCCCTGCGCGAAGCCCGCGTGGATGTGGTGGAAGTTCCTGGCAAGCCCGGCGTATACCGTGCAGCAGCATTTTTGCGTCCGCATTTCCAGTTGGACGAACTGACAATTTCCCTGCGACTTGTCGCAGAGTTGCCTCAGCCTGCGGGTTGA